A window of Gallus gallus isolate bGalGal1 chromosome 3, bGalGal1.mat.broiler.GRCg7b, whole genome shotgun sequence genomic DNA:
TACTCTGCATATACACTGCTTCAAAATGTACTCTTCATCCCCATAGTTTTAGTGTACAGATGTGAACCAGATGCGTTGCATATGGCAGGCATCCATAGGTATCCATGTCACTGCTCAGTGGGAGAACTGTTAGACTTGTGGATGAGAAGACGTGCCTACGCTTCCAGCATTCATGTTGTCGCGTGTGAATGATTTTAGTTACAAACATTGCCCCCTTCTCCACTCCGTGCTCTCATGAAAACCCCATGTTTTAGGCACCCCTCTGTGCCTACGAGGTGGATGAGAATACAGTCCTCTGTGACACCTGCAGTAggtctgtgctctgtgcacacGTGCCTATCGCGAGTCAAAGTTTTATTCTGAGAGCCTGAGCTAATTGCACTCCTGTTATATCCATTGACATCTCTTGAGTAGCTCGTTGGATATTTTATTTAGCTCTCACCGGAATGCTTTGCTTTTAGCTGATGAAGTTAACGTGGGTAGAAAACTTCAGTGAAGAAAGCATTCTCTAAAGGGCCCGACACTAAAGCATCTGCTGCTCCCACATGGTATCCATTCAGTGAATGGGTGTTCTCCCTGGAAGTGGGACACTGTTGGGTGCACAGTAGCAGCGCCGGGGATGTATTTCCAGCTGGAAATCTCAGAGTTGTAAGATTGGGCACATTAACATTTTTGGGCTTGTGTGTGTGGTTGGCTTAAAATGAAATCTTCCACTTCAGACAATCCTggagttttcttattttcagcattACTTAAGGCGACATTTACCCTTTGTGATCAAAATGTCCAAATTACTGTCTGTCTTAATTTcctgattaattttttttatactttggTAAGAtcaatctcttttattttttcaatgttGGGCACATCTGACGTTTTTATTTGCATCACTTCTGTAGATGTACATTACTCTAAAGGGAATTGAGTGGCTGAACACATTGTATGGCTTTGAGGTTACACCTGGGTATGTGCACAATACCAGTGAACGAGCTGATAGCTACCAGTTAATGAGTAACAGAATTAATTGCTTGTACTGCCAGACCCTCTTGCACGAATTCGGTCATATATCAGCGAATAAACCTGCTGCTTGGTACCTACGTCCCTAAATCTAATCACAAGCCTCTGGCTAAGGCTGTGGTTCATGAAATCAAACTGTATGCAAAACAGGGAGCAGGAGTGGTCCAAGAAGCTTGGCTTCATCAAAACCACCATACCTGCGGTAGGAAGTAACCGTTGTGTATACCTTTTTTTACGCTCAAGTAGTATCTGACCGAAGAAAGTACTTCTCGCTGTTCAATGGAGCATCCTAAAAGATAATCAAACTCATGGCAGAAAAAACGCAGGATGAAAAGTGCTGTGATAAAACACGAGAAACTCTCAAACAGTTCTGTGCTGAAGACAACGTCCATCTGAGTCACCTCCTGACCAGGTGAGCCCTCGCGCTAAGCGTGCTCTCAGGTTTCTGGTAGGAAGGTGACACTGATCAGTAATGTGTGGAGCGAGTGGTTTTTCCTCTCCTGACGCAAGCATGGCTCAGCGACCAGCTGAAGTTgctcaaaaaaaaccccagagATGTGGACCAGGACAAAAGCTGTTCTCGTTGCAAAGATAAGGACGCATTGCTACCAATACATGACTGAGTCTTACTGGCAAATCCACGTGCTCTAAATGGTTAAAGCAGATATGGATATAAGTGTTTATCACCTTCACAAACTCAAGTAAATGtattatatttttagaaaaaactCAACGTATCTTACAGTAAATTCTCAAGtggtaaaataaatgtttaaaaatgagtATTCTGTGTATGCTGTTCCTGTAAGATTCCTACAGGTTAATTCTACTGCTCCTGTAAGTGACACTGGTTGTTGTATCGTGTGACTTAAATATGTTTCTCCAAGTGCTGCTTGGCCTGATTACACGTCACTGTTTTTGTGGTCATATTAAAGTGTCGGTGTATTAAATAACAAGAAATTGCCATAACCCCTTAGTTGTGCAACCAGAGTCTGCCCAGAAACCTGTGCCCAAGTCTGGTTTGtacactgccagcagctgggatcCAGGGGAGCACATGGCACAGGCACCCACATACCTCCTCAGAACAGTGTGGGCATCCCCAGCTAACTGAGACACGTTTGCTGAGCTCCTGCCTCTTGTTTTCTTCACCACAGAACTCCAACAGGAAAATATGGATTCTGTTCTGTTCCCTGAGGTCTTTTTAGTTTTCATAATTGATCTGGATAACATAGTGACACGGCTTAAATTAGCAACCTATTAATAGGTCTGATGCATTCTCTGAACGCAAACAGAGGTAAGCAGCGCATTGATTTTCATGCTTAATTTCATCTAAAGGAAAGTAGAACTTGTGGCATCTGTGTCTGCCTCTTGCCCAGGTATCTCAGGAATCTGGAAAGTAATACAGTGCTGCTTCCTCTTGCATGCAATTTAGCACACGGAAAAACCACTTACTTGCTTAACATCCCAAGAGGAATTATTTAGCAATGTTTTAGGGAAGCAGAAACTTTTCATGTGAGAAAACTCACCTATTTGTGCTGAGCGTTTTGAGGTCAGAGGTGAGTGCTCATGTGCTGTTAGGTGAAGGCCTCATGAAGACTGAAGCTGTCACACTGTTGAGGTGGGGCTTTTGTGTGCTGTgcaacagcactgtgctcagttttggaaGCCAGATAGCTTCTACTGCCAGGCCTGAGGTAACCACCAGGAACAGCCGGGTGCTTTCAGTCTTGTTTGCAGGACTGACGTATGCTGGAAGGTGGAGCACAGCCTTGAGTGCTCAGGAAAGAACGGGCAactttgctgcctttcctaCGCCTTCTTTGTCCCAGTTGTCTTAGGCCTGCTGAGCCTCATCTACTGTTTTGATTTTGACAACAGATAGCccttaaaaaataacaacttcaatacgttttttttcttggtttctaTCACTTGTGTTGCCATCTACGTTTGGCTGCTTTAAGTTACTTTAACAGGGATGGATGTTGGAGAGCCAGTACGAAATGAGCAGAATGCACAGCAGGTGTTTTTTGCCATGGCTTACAGCTGTGTGAGGGCATGAGAGACACTTCAGACAGCACTGCCGGTTTTAAAGCTGGATTGTTCCATACTGTGGGATCTTTAATGGATGTGGCATGTCTGCTTATAGCACCAAGGACAGCAATAGTGCGTGTGTTCCTGACCTCGTGTGGCACAGATGACACAGCATTTGGGAAAGTGGAAGGcaaatcagaaataattaaaaaaaataacgaGTATCTTAAGCCAAAGTAAGTTGAGTCTACACTATCACCTCAGCCACTGAGCTGCAGACTGTGATGATGACTTCATTTTTGTCCTtgagttgctttgttttgagttGCTTGGCTTTGCAGGGCAGTTTTACCAGTGAGCGAGTGCTATAAAAACACTTGTAGTGATTGATGCGGGAAAGAGGGTTTCAgtaggagaggaggaaaaaaaccctgcGTGTCCTGAATACCCTATAATGgccataaaaaataaataaaaattgaagaaataaatattctaaGAATCACTATGCTATTTTCAATGTAAGTATTCCATGCTGCAATTTCTGAGAATCTTTCATGTATATTGTTATCATTATTCTTGGGAAGTAGGCACAGTCTCATAGCTGAAGACATGGTGGCTTTGGAGGTCCCCACCTCAATGCCACTTCTGCCCATGAGCGGCAGCAGCAATGCCCTTGCAGTGCCGGAAGCTCCCAAAGCACAGGGTATGGGTCCGACATGTGCAGAGGGACCTGAGGTGAGCTCCCAGCTTGGATGGGCACTGCGTGAATGCTGCTTCAGATGTGCAGGTTTCCTCACAcccaggctgctgcagctgcctgcactgctcttCCCTCCCACAGTGCCAACAGCTGAGCTTCAACTGGAGATCAGGTcagggctgagcagtgcagcccccctgcagcaccagcGGAATGCTGCCCTTCAGTGAACTAATGGCAGAACGACAGACTGCTCAGCGGGGACTATGAGCCTCCTCGGACACATAGGAGCTGTCATTCTCTTCTAAGTACGATAACAGTGCGGTAATGAGTAAGACATTGTGTTGTTTATGAAAATACAATATACAGTTTattgatttgttgttgttgttgtttattgccaagatttgtcttttttttttccccagaagtcTATTTCACACACTATGTATAGAGCAGAGAAAAGGTGGTATCTCAGTATATGACAAAACAAGGGTGGTTGtttaaaaaaggaggagaatgaAGGACAGGCAAGATTCTGATTGATTCTGACAGTTCAGCAGAAGCACGCTACAACTTGCAACAGAGCAGTATCAACTCTACAGAAGAAATGATGATAGCGTTCCTTATTGCTGAAATAAAACGCCAATGCTACCGAAACCCATAGAATGCCTGCACCTTGCAATCCAAGACACCGTGGcgcatgtgtatgtgtgtatatgcgTGTACTCGTAAACAGGGATTTTTCCTTAGCTTCCGTGTGCTTTTATGGAGACTTGATCACTCTGTGGTTTGCCAGAAGTAGCCACGAGGCAGTTTAATCCTGTTTGGTGTTGCAAGACTGCCGCATAGAGGATTTCTGATGCTCCAGCAACGTGATGGACTTCTCAGAATTCTCCAGGTTTCGGAGCAGAGTCTCTAGCCTTCTCTTGATCTTCTTCTGATCCTCAATAGCACATCCAATGACAACGGACTGAAATTTCTGATCGATGGGTCCTGCCGGCACGTCAGACGTGCACGCACCATAAAGTGACATTAAGCGGATTTTGGCGTCTTCCAAATCATCCAGGAGCTTGTTGACGATTTCATCGATCATCCTGGTGGCGTGCAGGAGGGATTCCTGCTGCTGGGCGTTCCGGATGGTTTCGACAGAAACCTCCACAGTGAGGGTTCGGCCCATCAGGCGGTTGGCGGTCAGGTTAAGTTCTTCTCTCTCACCTAAAGTGAAAGCAGAAGGTATCCTACGTTATTGGCTAACACCTTCCAGTGCCAATTACATCACCAAGACAAGCAAAGTGCTACCATTTTCCAATGTGGATGTTTGTTGTTGTCCTTTTTAAGAAGCGACAATCAGTGAGATTTCCAGGGGCCAGAGCTTTTCAATCTATCTGCCTGAGTGCCACCCGTGTCACAGAGGCTGGTGTCTTTTGATCTGAAATTAGGTCGTAAGCTTTACGAAAGGTATAAGCAATGCTTTTCCACTGCTGATACGGTGCTTGCTTTGTCACATTAAAGTAAAGCATCATATCAGGAAGCAGTAATCATTACGAACGCAGGCACGTGAAGGACGGACCCTCAATGCCACTGTGAGGAAGAGTATAAATATACAGCACCAtgaaaggccacagacagaAGAGTTATTTTGCCTACCAGATGCAGTTAGAGGCCattaacaaaaagcaaaagggGACCGCAGAGTGAGGGAAGGCCCTTCGGTATcctctgccagctccagcaCGGTGCCGTTAGCACTGGAGCAGCTCCCCTTACTGTTCTGCCTTTAGGGCAGTCAGCAGGGGATGGCAAAGCAGTGTCTCACCTTCACTGATGTGCCTCATGTCCTGGCTGTTCTGTATGTTGTGGATCATTTCTAGcagggtttctttttcttgttccaTGGCAGATGCTGCGTCACGGAAAGCCTCTACCCTGGGCATAGTTAAACCAAACAAAATTTTTCAATAATAAGACAATTCTTCCCCCGTACAACTGCCAAGagctttcaattaaaaaaataatcaacaaaAGAACCCCAGTGCAGGTGCAGTGAGCTCACAAATACCTGTGGTCCAGGCTCTCTGACTCCATGACCTCCTCCTATATAAGAACTTCATTTTTGAAGACGCAACATCATTTAAAAGGTGAACAAATGAGccaataaatagaaaacagccAGCAATTACAATCTTAAATCATTTGTTTTACCAATAGCGCCACTGCATCCTACTGCACAGCCAGCCCGAGTACTCAGCCCAGCTACATCCATCCCTGCATCGTGGCCCCACACCAAACTGCAGATTGCCATCAGCTCTCAGCTGAGAGTGaggccccacagcccctgaAGGTGCAGGCTGGCAGCTGCATCCTGGGCTCCGCTCCCACAGCGCTTCCAGGGCAGGAGCACTACCACCCACCTCCTGGCCCCACGGGCTGTCAAACCCAAGCGTGCCTTTGGAAGCCTATGGCTCCTTTGTAGAGTGAGAAGAACGGGAAAGACAGGAAGGTGAGCGTGTTTTGTTGCCTTTATGGGGCAGTCCTGCCGAGCGCCTGCCTTCACGTCACTGTGGTTTGTTTCTCTCCATGAGAGATGCAGCAAACTGGCAGGAGGCTCTGTGACTCACAGAGGATGAAGCTCCGTTCTGGTCAGCTCCTATTTCTGGGCTTGCAGGAAAGCATGCAGTTGAGCCATCCTGAAATCAGACCCTTCCCCTGCACGACTCACTGTGCTGAAACTGACACGTGGCACAGTGCTGCCAAGGGGATGGGCACAAGGCACCACTGTGCCATGAGCTGTTCAGCCAGAGAGCTGCCCAGCTGCGTGCTGCAGCATTGCCACTCTTCAtgatgcacagtgcagcagtCTGGTCTGCAGCATGTGACAATACCACACGAGAAACTTGGGTCCCCATCCATAACCCATGGCTTGTTCCCTGCCACGGCTTTTAGGAGAGGGCTTTTGCTCAGAGCGATGTCACCTGGAGCAGCACAAGTGGAACAGCTGCCTAGGAGAGCAGGGCCAGGGTAGGCACCTTCCTGACTGTGCCTGCAGGACAAGGCTGGGCACTTGGAGAGACCCCCGGTCCAAACAAAGCATCATACGAGCCTGGCCAACGGCTTGGGGTGCTTTCAACACAGCTGGGAGACTTCGATACTGCAAACAGCCAGGGAATGCACCCAGCCTTACACATTCGTTAGGTCTGGCCAGAAAGCGGATGCAAACCAAAGCACTGCTAACTCTCTCCAGTTCATTCCTGCTTTAGAGTGCTCTTCACTGGCCATTTGCTTGACAAGCACTTCTCtttcctcccagtgctgctAACTCAATTGCTGGGCACCAGTGAGCCATACCCCTCTCGGCACCACAGCTGGGTACGGCCACAGCATGGCATCCGTCATCGATGGCTTCTTCTTCTGTGGGACTGGACGAGTCAGTGCTCCTTCCCCAcaggctggcaggcagcaggggTCGTGGGAAAGGTGGTACTGGGAAGAGGGAGGAGGCAGGTGGGGCCAGGAACTCACAGCCTCCAACGCTCACACCTCACACACGCTGAGCTCAAGGAATGGCTCTGTTTTACGAAACCTTTAGGCTGAGTTACCCAGTGAAAGCACACGCTTCAGGCCCTCCCTTTCATGTTAATGTGAGGAGGAATGGGAAAAGTTAATGCAATGCAAATTCTTGCCAAGAGCAAATATTCTTAATTGTTATTTTGGATGGGTTAGTAAGAGTAATAAGGCAGGTGGAGTCACTTCATACTTCAGATGTCAGCGCTTTATAATTTAGGAAGTCTAGCAGTATTTTCATACGTGCCTCACCGtgccttttaaaaaaacagcactgtcaCAATCTGCAAAGTCCATTCTGGTCCCCAGAAAACTCAGAATTAAAAGTGCAGAATTCCActtttaacagcatttttacaCCAACTCAGGTCTGGCACTGCCCTGAGTTAAAAAAGCAAAGGTCTGCCCTCAGTGACTGGGCTGACCTGCGGCTCCTACCAGCTCTGCTGGGCCCTATGAGCAGTgtgagagcagcccagcagcacacgGTGTGACCGGGGCTATTTCCAAAGAGAGTGCCTAAAATACTGCTGCTTCCAACATCAAGCTACCAGTCCATGGCCTACAAAGCCAGATTGTCAGAGACAGTGATtgtgtacaaaaaaaaattaccaatCACACCTTTGATTGACGTACGTTTATAACCAAATCTTGACAACTGATTTATTTGCAGCAATGACTTCCTGGAAATCATTCTAACCACTTTGCAGAGTGCCCCTGGGATTTTCATGTTTTAGTGTGTTTGCGTCCACGAATAGCAGCCCCACAAACACCTGCTCTGGAACTGAGCACATCCCAGAGGAAGGGACAGGAGAGCAGCATCTCACAGCTTCCCCTCTCCCATGTCCAAAAATGCCCAGTTTGACCAATTGCTAGCAGCACGCCGGGCCTACAGAACCCTACAAAACAACCTCAGCTTTGACAGACCTGCAGGGCCCAGCACTCTGACCTCCACCTGGCTCCCAGGACCACTGCTgaggaaatcacagaatggcccaggttggaagggacctcaaggatcatgagtCTCCGACTCcctccaccacaggcagggccaccaaacTCCACATTtaaatactagaccaggctgaccagggccccatccaacctggccttaaacacctccaggaacggcgcatccacaacctcttccagcaccttaccactctcatagtaaagaactttcccctgacatccaacctaaatctttcctccttcaacttaaaaccatttcctcttgtcctgctgttatctattCTTTCgaagagttgactcccctcctgtttatatgctccctttataaccagccagcagcaccagagGGGCAGGACATGAGAACCTGCGAGCATTCACTCAGAAACATGCAGGCCTGGCTTCTGGAGTTCAGTCATGAGTCTGAGAAATGCACTCAGAGGACAGGAGAAAAGGGCTGAGAAAGGCACGGCTGTAGCTATGGGGAGCTGGAGCCCAAGCAGGGCCGGACTGCTTCAGGAACCCATGGCGTGGGAGGAAGGAAACAGCTCTGTACTGGCCCACGCAGGCAGGGAAACAGGTATGGATACATGCTGGGGAGATGCTGGGCAGGCTTTGTCAAGGTGATGGTTTGAGTTCATACCACTAGGTATTTCAGTGAATgactttcttaaaaaaaaaaaaaaaaaagagagagagagagaaagaaacaaaataaatcactaTACGTCAATACAATCTGAACTGGCAATATATAGCCTCTGCCCACAGAGAAGGGGGCCCAGAAAGGTCACAAGGGGGTATCGGATTGACAGACAGGATTACACACCCAGTCAGGCCAGTGGCCATTTCTGTGGGCTCCTGCACTGCCCCTCCCCAGCTTGCTCTCCTGGCAGTGAAGGAAGGCCAAGGTGCCTAAGGCAGACCCTGTTCAGGCTGTCAGGCCCGTGCCTTACTGTGGTGAGCGCAGCTTCTTTCTGCTGGGTGAAAATATCCAATCATACTCTTACTGGAGTGTGTCTGTTGCTCTGAGCATGAGTTCAATATTCCGTGGATTGTCTGAGACTAAAAGAACCATTCTTCGCTTCTGACTTCCCTTCGTCTGAGAGCGATGAGATGTGCCATGCCGTTCTTCCCTGCATGCCATGGACATGAGCAGAGCATTCCCCAGAGGAACAGGTGGGCCAACCCGTGCTTTGTTCCGCGAGCAGAAACGTGATATCCGCTTTCCTGGGACAGCTGCAATAACGCATTAACCACGGGCTTGCAGAAATAGCACACTGCAGCTCGCCTGCTGGAGGTGGAGGTGCATTTCCAAAAGGAATTAGGAACACTCCACGAGGCCTCagcttttttcctgaaacacagCTCAGCCAAAGTGCCAAGGCCAAGTGGGACCCTTCAGCTCGctgtcctcagctgctcctgctgggcaGTTTGTGGAAAtgagcagtggggaaagggCTAATCCGGCAGAGAAGAGGACAAAAGGTACAAGGAGttataaagggaaagaaagaaaacaaaagcaggagtCTGTGTTTGTGCCTGTGCATCGTTAGACATGGAACTACACGTCCCTTTAACGCTGCCATTGGAACACAGTGACTCATAAACAGAGAGCCGCTTCCAACCCCTGCGAGATCCCTTGGCACTGCACAGTAAGTTGGGGCAGCAGCACGTCCTGAGCCTCTGCCAATGCCtgcagtgcccctctgctgcagcgGGGGTCCAAACCTGGGcaccacccagcagcagctcccgaAGGTGCCTCAAATAACTGGCATCCAATAACTGCAAGGCCCCAGGGAGCCATGCACCCCTATGGCAGTGTGCTGGTGGGTACCAGCCCAAGGCAGCCCAGCTTGGCCGTTGGGTTGGTAAGGAGGGGAGAGCAGCTCAGAACAGCTCTTCCCAAAGGGATGTGTGCTGCTGAGGCCCAGCCAGCCTTAGGCCATCTCATAGCCAAGTGAAGCCCCTGAACAACCCCACGGTGTGCTATGGCAGTCCTCACTGGTGGCATTCACAAGTCACATCCCGCGGGGCTGCAGCTCAGTCACACCAtctggaggaggaagcagcCCGGGCAATCTTCCTCCTGACATTCAGATGGCTTTAAAGTGAGGCACCTTCACAACttacacacagaaaaatcaaaacctgGCTGACTTTAATCAGAGCTCTTTGCTTCTATTCTGCCATCATTCCACACTTAGAAATACACCTCTCTGAAAGGCCCACGGCAAGCGGGAGGGTTTCATTTTGGCCTTCATTTCTGGCTAATCAAACTGTCTGCTTTGTGTCAGAGTTGCTCAGCACATTTATAACCCACTTTTGCATACCCTCCTGCTTATCGAGCACAGCATTTTGTAATTACACACTACCGCACTCCATCTGGATGCGAGCAGTGAGACCTGTTTGCAGGCACTGACTTTGTTTAGTCAAATCCAGAGAAGCCTGGGAAGAGCTCCGAGGAGATTTAATCAGTGAAAGGATAACACCAGGCTGCTCCGTGGAGCTGCCTCCTGAATAATGCAAAGCGATGcaggcagaaagggaaaaacccAGCTCTCGTTGGGCTCTGTAATTACAGAAAGACCTGGAAGCATCCCGGGTGGCTGTGAGAGCCGATCAATGCGGGCTGCAACGCGGGCTGTGTGGGACGGTAATACCGCTGGGTGATCCGCGGTGCCCACCTCAACCTAACGGTGGTGAAACACGGATTGCATCTGAAGCTATTAAAGAATACAACCATAGCACAGAGTGCAGTGCTGTTTGTACCACCGCTGAAGGTTTCAGAGAGGCAGACGTCAGTGCGGGCAGCACGGCGAGCACACGGAGGGTTTGGAAGCGCGGAACCTCGCCGCGCTCGGTGCCCGGCCTGAGAGAGGCACGGAGGGCACGAGCGTTACGGCACTCCTTTACCTCCGAGCTTCCAGCACCTTCCCACAGAGCCGCGGCCCGGCGTTAAACCCATCGGGCCGGGAAAATCGGTTTCTCTCAGAAAAACGCCTCTTTCCACGCACCCGTGCGCACGCCCCTCGGCAGCGGGCGGCCCCTCCCGGCAGCGAGGCGCccccgccgggcccggccgTCCCCTCCCTCCCGTCCCAGCCCTGGGACCCGCGACCCTCCGCCGCCCCGGCCCCACCTGAGCTCCAGCTGGTCCAGGTTCTCGAGCAGGCGGCTGGAGCGGTCCGCCATGGAGGTGGAACGGTAGAA
This region includes:
- the BAG2 gene encoding BAG family molecular chaperone regulator 2 isoform X2 — translated: MTAHMYVFRYVTRVEAFRDAASAMEQEKETLLEMIHNIQNSQDMRHISEGEREELNLTANRLMGRTLTVEVSVETIRNAQQQESLLHATRMIDEIVNKLLDDLEDAKIRLMSLYGACTSDVPAGPIDQKFQSVVIGCAIEDQKKIKRRLETLLRNLENSEKSITLLEHQKSSMRQSCNTKQD
- the BAG2 gene encoding BAG family molecular chaperone regulator 2 isoform X1, with protein sequence MAQAKISAKASEGAPPQQQQQQPSAGQLRGRFYRSTSMADRSSRLLENLDQLELRVEAFRDAASAMEQEKETLLEMIHNIQNSQDMRHISEGEREELNLTANRLMGRTLTVEVSVETIRNAQQQESLLHATRMIDEIVNKLLDDLEDAKIRLMSLYGACTSDVPAGPIDQKFQSVVIGCAIEDQKKIKRRLETLLRNLENSEKSITLLEHQKSSMRQSCNTKQD